In Calothrix sp. NIES-2098, the DNA window CATTTTGTACAGTTTGAAAACCTTGGCTGCTGTAGTTGATAATCCTTGCAAATCAGCGACTGCATTAATGCTTGAAGTGGTAATCTCTACAGTAGTGTTTTTAATTCCATCAACCACTTCATCTAGACTGTTAGTTGCATTAGTTGCCACTTCCTGAACTTTATCTCTAACCTGAGATGCTAACTTTTGTGCTTGGTTGATGAAATCCATATTCTAGTAGACTGTCGAAAATAGTATTGAGTGTTTAGTCCAGCTTGTATGTTGATAGTAAAAAATCACAAGAGCATTAATCACGAAATTCTTAACAAGATTTTTAAAGAAATTGTAAATTAAACCTCGTCTAAGTTGAAACCCGTAGTTTTTCTTCATCAGGGTCAAGATGATTTTTCACCCATAGGCGATCGCTAATATCAAAGGGGTGAGCATTAATATCTTGTTCAAATAGATGAACACGTTCAATCAATTCTGTAGGAGATTGATAGCATGTGTGATAAGTAACATCTTCACGCAACCACTGCCACAGATGTTCGACAGGCATAAAATCAGGGCTGTAACCAGGCAAGGGTTCTAGATTGATTTGTAAAACATTCAATGCTTCTTTTACCAATTGTGCCCGGTGATAAGGAGCACCATCCCAAATTAGAGTGATGTCGCGCTCGGGAAATTCAGTTCTCAGGTGTTTTAAAACATCAATCGTATTGAATTGGTCTGCCTTGAGGTAAGGAAAAATTTT includes these proteins:
- a CDS encoding transposase — protein: MRRTLKDLGFSWKKARKLLNKANSKKRGEFILKLKGLLEDALDNGHLIIFIDEAHIHLDSDEGYGWSIKGERFWVSSNSPGRAKVSFYGVYVYNYAKVKIFPYLKADQFNTIDVLKHLRTEFPERDITLIWDGAPYHRAQLVKEALNVLQINLEPLPGYSPDFMPVEHLWQWLREDVTYHTCYQSPTELIERVHLFEQDINAHPFDISDRLWVKNHLDPDEEKLRVST